The Euphorbia lathyris chromosome 8, ddEupLath1.1, whole genome shotgun sequence genome has a window encoding:
- the LOC136203142 gene encoding polyol transporter 5-like yields MSATTEEKKKKSSMEIESEVAAAQSGLNNYALASALLASTNSVLLGYDIGVMTGAVLFIKEDLKISKNQVQILVGILSVTSLIGSLASGKTSDYIGRRYTIVLAATTFLTGAILMGLAPSFPFLIAGRTIAGIGVGYSLMIAPVYSAEISPAMTRGFLTSLPEVFIVFGILLGFIVNYALSGLPQNINWRLMLGLAALPSLLIGIGVIFMPESPRWLVVQGRLTEAKRVLVRISDSEEDAEFRLAEMVKEASYLGPGNGSWHGENAWKELFLHPSRPVRRMLIATIGINFFMQASGNDAVIYYCPEVFKAAGIHSKKMLFGVDVIMGLSKAFFVLLSALYSDRFGRRPLLLLGSAGMTVSLVILGAGSKFLESPNTRPIWAIVMCVVAVCAYVSFFSIGLGPITWVYSSEIFPMRLRAQGSGLAISVNRVVSGIVSMTFLTIANKITFGGVFFLLAGVMVIGSVFFYMVMPETKGKSLEEIGALFEDKPSPQGSK; encoded by the exons ATGTCTGCAACAacagaagagaagaagaagaagagttcaATGGAGATTGAATCAGAAGTAGCAGCAGCACAAAGTGGTTTGAACAATTATGCACTTGCTTCTGCTCTTCTTGCTTCCACTAATTCTGTCTTGTTGGGCTACG ATATTGGAGTAATGACAGGTGCAGTTCTATTCATCAAAGAAGACCTCAAAATCTCCAAAAACCAAGTCCAGATTTTGGTCGGAATTCTAAGTGTAACTTCACTTATAGGCTCATTAGCTTCCGGCAAAACCTCCGATTACATAGGCCGCCGTTACACTATAGTTCTAGCTGCAACAACATTTCTAACCGGTGCTATTTTAATGGGTCTAGCTCCATCTTTCCCTTTCCTAATTGCTGGCCGTACAATCGCCGGAATAGGAGTCGGATACTCACTCATGATTGCTCCAGTTTACTCCGCCGAGATATCTCCGGCCATGACGCGTGGCTTCCTCACCTCTCTCCCGGAGGTTTTCATTGTCTTTGGGATTCTTTTAGGCTTCATTGTGAATTACGCTTTATCAGGTTTGCCACAGAATATCAATTGGAGGTTAATGTTGGGCCTTGCGGCGCTCCCGTCTTTGCTCATCGGAATCGGGGTTATATTCATGCCAGAATCGCCTCGTTGGCTGGTTGTGCAAG GTAGGTTGACGGAGGCGAAAAGGGTATTGGTCAGAATTTCAGATAGTGAAGAGGATGCTGAGTTTAGACTTGCTGAAATGGTCAAGGAAGCTTCTTATTTAGGCCCTGGAAATGGTTCTTGGCATGGAGAAAATGCTTGGAAAGAACTATTTTTACATCCGTCCCGACCGGTTCGCCGGATGTTAATCGCGACAATCGGAATCAATTTCTTCATGCAAGCTTCAGGCAATGATGCTGTTATATATTACTGTCCAGAAGTGTTCAAAGCAGCAGGAATCCATAGCAAGAAAATGCTATTTGGTGTTGATGTTATAATGGGCCTTTCCAAGGCCTTTTTTGTTTTACTATCTGCTCTTTATTCGGACCGGTTCGGAAGACGGCCTCTTTTATTATTGGGCTCGGCCGGAATGACCGTTTCACTGGTCATTTTGGGTGCTGGGTCTAAGTTCCTAGAGAGCCCAAATACTAGGCCCATTTGGGCTATTGTGATGTGTGTTGTGGCTGTTTGTGCATATGTTTCCTTCTTTTCAATTGGGCTTGGGCCCATTACATGGGTCTACTCATCGGAGATATTTCCGATGAGGTTACGAGCTCAGGGATCCGGTTTGGCCATATCGGTTAACCGGGTCGTCAGCGGGATAGTGTCGATGACATTTTTGACCATTGCCAATAAAATAACATTTGGGGGAGTGTTTTTTTTGCTTGCAGGAGTTATGGTTATTGGTTCAGTATTTTTTTACATGGTTATGCCAGAGACTAAAGGTAAGAGTCTGGAAGAGATTGGGGCTCTTTTTGAAGATAAACCAAGTCCACAGGGATCAAAATGA